ATTACGTTGGCCTAAGGTTCGCAAGGCGTCGACCAACGCCTCCAAGCGCTGCCTGTTGCTGCTCAACTCCTCGGCCAGACCTGTGACCGTGCGCTCCACCGGCCGCAGCATCGTCCGCCGGTCCCACAACGCAAAGCCGATGATGGCCGCCACCAGCGCGCTGAAAGCGCCCAGCAAGGCCAGGGTCAGCCGAAACTGGCGGGCGAACTGCTTGTCCATATCTCCGCGCAGCTGCTGATTCTGCCGGGCCATGTCCTCGCGCAGCTGTTGGTTCTGCCGATTCATATCCTCACGCAGCTGGCCCAGCTCGGTCCGCAGCTGGCCCAGTTCAGCCCGTAGCTGCTGGATGGCCTCCCGCACGCCGTTCTGGCCTTCTTCGAGCCGCGTCAAGCGCTCGACAATCTCGCGGTCGGTCAGGGCCGGCGCCGCCTCTACCGCCCACACCGGCCCGGGCAGAACGAGCAGCGCCACGACCCAACAGACGACAGAGCGACCCATGGGCTGATTCAATGTCGGACCGCCGGGAAAGTCAAGCAGTGGCAGGCACCACCACAGTGTTGAGTTGACGTAACGTGGCAGGTATTCCTTGTGTGTGGCTGGAACGACGGCCCGACCAACGTAGCCATAACGGACTATCACTGATGATCGGCCCTATTCATCCCGGCGTGACACTCCGTGAGGACTTCATGGAACCCTACCAGCTGAGCGCCAACAGTCTGGCCAAAGCGCTCGGTATTCCTCAAAACCGCGTCAGCGACATCGTGCGCGGTCGACGCGGCATGACGGCCGACACCGCAC
This sequence is a window from Desulfurellaceae bacterium. Protein-coding genes within it:
- a CDS encoding HigA family addiction module antidote protein, yielding MIGPIHPGVTLREDFMEPYQLSANSLAKALGIPQNRVSDIVRGRRGMTADTALRLERAFGVSAAFWLNLQVQYELEAAKQEAGAVIKKTVKRLASAA